The Physeter macrocephalus isolate SW-GA chromosome 13, ASM283717v5, whole genome shotgun sequence genome window below encodes:
- the ASS1 gene encoding argininosuccinate synthase, whose product MRAATSPAPPPASRDGSNRPWALIPPRHAQAGDGRGQVLEARRPQPGRQATTPQLDEMSGKGSVVLAYSGGLDTSCILVWLKEQGYDVIAYLANIGQKEDFEEARKKALKLGAKKVFIEDVSKEFVEEFVWPAIQSSALYEDRYLLGTSLARPCIARRQVEIAQQEGAKYVSHGATGKSKIKVLAAMLPLKVLGKGRFRALPWLRVAQVSLACIYETPAGTILYHAHLDIEAFTMDREVRKIKQGLGLKFAELVYTGFWHSPECEFVRHCIAKSQEHVEGKVRVSVFKGQVYILGRESPLSLYNEELVSMNVQGDYEPADATGFININSLRLKEYHRLQSKVTAK is encoded by the exons ATGCGCGCCGCAACCAGCCCTGCGCCGCCGCCTGCCTCCCG GGATGGATCAAATCGGCCCTGGGCTTTGATCCCTCCCCGCCACGCCCAGGCTGGTGACGGAAGGGGGCAGGTTCTGGAGGCCCGCAGACCCCAGCCCGGAAGGCAGGCCACAACTCCACAACTGG ACGAGATGTCCGGCAAAGGCTCCGTGGTTCTGGCCTACAGCGGGGGCCTGGACACCTCCTGCATCCTCGTGTGGCTGAAGGAGCAGGGCTATGACGTCATTGCCTACCTG GCCAACATCGGCCAGAAGGAAGACTTTGAGGAAGCCAGGAAGAAGGCGCTGAAGCTTGGGGCTAAAAAG GTGTTCATCGAGGATGTCAGCAAGGAGTTTGTGGAGGAGTTCGTCTGGCCCGCCATCCAGTCCAGCGCACTGTACGAGGACCGCTACCTCCTGGGTACCTCTCTCGCCAGGCCCTGCATTGCCCGCAGACAGGTGGAGATCGCCCAGCAGGAGGGAGCCAAGTACGTGTCGCATGGCGCCACAGGAAAG tccaaaatcaaggtgttggctgccATGCTCCCCCTGAAGGTGCTAGGGAAGGGCCGCTTCCGGGCTCTCCCCTGGCTTCGGGTAGCTCAGGTGTCCTTGGCTT GTATCTACGAGACCCCAGCGGGGACGATCCTTTACCACGCTCATTTAGACATCGAGGCCTTCACCATGGATCGGGAAGTGCGAAAAATCAAACAAGGCCTGGGCTTGAAATTCGCCGAGCTGGTGTACACGG gttTCTGGCACAGCCCCGAGTGTGAATTTGTCCGCCACTGCATCGCCAAGTCCCAGGAGCACGTGGAAGGGAAAGTGCGGGTGTCCGTCTTCAAGGGCCAGGTGTACATCCTCGGCCGGGAGTCCCCACTGTCCCTCTACAACGAGGAGCTGGTGAG CATGAATGTGCAGGGAGATTACGAGCCAGCTGATGCCACTGGTTTCATCAACATCAACTCCCTCAG